The genomic segment TGATTATGTTGAGGGAGTGCCATGGCCGCAAATATCATTACTTTAGGGCGGATCGTTCTGACATTTTTTGTTATCATTCTTTTTCTGGGTGGATTCTATTTCCGCATAATCGCAGTGCTGTTAACGATATTAGTTGTTTACCTGGATTCTCTCGATGGCATTGTTGCGCGTAAACTAGGATTGGCCAGCGGAATTCGGCGCATTGTTCGACATTACCGGAGATCGCATCGTAGAGCATATTTACTGGATCTTCTTTACCAGTGTTGGGATTGTAAGTTTTTGGG from the candidate division KSB1 bacterium genome contains:
- a CDS encoding CDP-alcohol phosphatidyltransferase family protein, with the protein product MAANIITLGRIVLTFFVIILFLGGFYFRIIAVLLTILVVYLDSLDGIVARKLGLASGIRRIVRHYRRSHRRAYLLDLLYQCWDCKFLGADHICLSKFFGRYASQCRICERRQDPLWRKKHDAFFIYPFSHSIPF